AAAGTCTGAAACTAATGTTGATGGATAATTTCCCAAAGTAATAATAATtccgtgaaaaagctcactgccaCCACCCACATCTCCCCGATCGAGTTTACTTTGGCATGATCTCCAATATCCAGTGTAAAGTcaagttatacaaaaattaattaagtgttTAGCACATGTTCATTTAGAATTCCTGTTTTTCTAAGTTTGAGAACAACTTTCCCGACGCCTATTGTGCCCTTGAATACTTGGGTGTTGGTGTGGACCTTAGTACACCAAACTGATCAGCGCCGACCTTTGAACGCTCGCGAGTTTCTTAGGAAGTATGTTTGTTTCTAGCGGTCTCCACAATACAACGATGCCGTAGAACATAATGAGCATAATTATGCTGTCGTAGAACCAAACCATTATTTTCGGTGAAAGACCTCTCGTTTTACTAAGGACTTCTCGGCAGCAACAAGGTAAGCAATGCTTTCATTCCTCACTTTTCGGctatatgtagcttccataaAAGCTTTCTATCTAGGATGAGCCAAAATTATTACATGTACTTCACCATAACTATATACTGAATGCGAATGCGAATGTTTCCCAACTGAGGTAAAAGTGCCTACGGGAAAATGTATCACGTAAAGATTAAAACCAGTTTTACTTGTGTTAATGACGAGGTGGACGCTGAGGTATCCTTGTGATAGCTCATACACGGTATTTGACAAAATGTGCTACATCATTTGCTTTGGTACCCGTCAATCGAGCTCCTCGTGTTTTTTTAGCAGGTCGTTGATGTATAAAGAAAAGTTGGAGCTTTCCACGTCTCGACGAACGCTACTCAACTGCTTTACGAAACGCAGTGTTggagattttaaaaaattaattaattgcgaACAGTtctaatcttcaaaaatttcacaaaactaCAAAGATAATGAACATAGACAATTTGTCTTAATActcaattatttaattttaaaacgtcACTTTTTGCACACTCATTAATTCGCTGATAAGCCAAACGCCCTCAACAAGTATTTACTCACATATTACGCTAAGCTTAAAGAAGCTCTCCGCAATGAATTTGTATGTCGCTTAAATGGCGCAAGTTAATAGCTCCACGTTTTTTATTTCCTCTTTGTCGTCGAACCATcgattttatttgtataaaagaCACATTCGGTTAGTCTTCAAATcagttcaattccattttcggTATTTGTAGCAACCAAATCAAACAAACCAAACAACAATGGCTTTCAAAGTAAGGATTTTCATAGATACCAAATATTAGGATACCTTTTATTTTACTCATAAATGTGATATTGAATACTTAAAAATTGGATTACAGTGACTTATAAGCTAATGTATCTCTTCTTCGTAGTTCATCGCCTTCTTCGCTCTCTGCGTCGCTGCCGCCAGCGCCGGTGTCATCGCACCAGCTGCTCCATTGGCCGCCGTTGCCGCCGCACCTTTGGCTGTCGCCGCCCGCGTTGAGGAATACGATCCACATCCACAATACACTTACGGCTATGACGTGAAAGATGCTCTCTCCGGTGACTCGAAGACCGCTGTGGAAACCCGTGATGGTGGTTTCGTTCAAGGTCAATACTCTCTGAATGACGCTGATGGTTACCGTCGTATTGTGGACTACACCTCTGATCCAATCAACGGTTTCAACGCTGTTGTCCGTCGTGAACCTTTGGTTGCTCCTATTGTTGCTGCCGCTGCTCCAGTGGTTGCTGCTCCAGCGCCCGTCGTCAGAACCGCTGCTTTCGCCGCACCAGTTGTAGCTGCCCCTGCTCCAGTTGCCACTGCCTTGGCCGCTCCATCTCCTCTCGTCGCGGGACCAGCAGTAGTGAAGACCCAATTCGCATCACCACTCATCTCTTACGCCTATTAGAGAAGGTCGACGGAACATTTGCCATTAGTTGAGAATAAAgtctaaatatacataatataattgaaacagagctttttatttattggttgTAGTAGCTTATTTACTAAGCAATAATTAGCAAAATTGCGATTATGAAGTCCAGCAGTCAAAACGAATTTGTATTTGACAGCACCAAAACCTCGCAATAAAACCTAACAAAAAGGCTGTAACTAACATAAACGGACTTATTATTGAGAAAACAtagcttttagatttttttttagaaaattattttctatatgaGTTTAAAAGACATAAACGAATACGAAATTTCAATGAAAGGATAATTTTGTATCACATACGTCACTAGTTTTAAGTGTTCTTTATACCCCGAACAGgctatgtatattaagtttgccacaacgTTTGTAACACCCTGAAAGAAAGGTCGAagatctaataaaatatatacttatatgtaaatgatctTGAACTTAGTCGAATTAGCCATGTCtctgcatttgtatatatgcgaactagttcctcacTTTTTGAGAAACCAACgagatattttaattatttaaactgGCCTATCAATCTTTTTTGTACCCTTTTATGATAAAAAAGCactcggaaattgtaattaatttccccgggtaaatgatatttctaaaaaattcgtTTTGCTAAGCTGGCaagactgtccttaattaaCAGGGTTTTCAATAGCTACACTATGAAAGTAGACCAATAGGGACAGCAAGCGACGCCATATATTTTCCCGCTCTttcgacatttctcttcagtaaagtttgccatttcatcatggaaagatatacgatccaacaacgagtcgaaattattaaaattactaccaaaattcggagtcagtgacctcaactttaagagcactACGAGATCTAGAATTGAAAGTCTAGTGGGAAAATATTTACAGGCACAGTACAATTGTTACCGATATCAATTGAGGAACACCCAAATCaatctctcacacgtcgttctcaaacgttgggcatctctgtaaCGTCGTTGCGGCAAATTTTGCGATAAGATCTTGaactacatccttacaagatgaAATTAACGCAAGATCTGaaaccgcttgaccaccagaatcgtcgtatgttcgtgaattgggctgagcaacaacttgaaaattaaccggattttcatcgaaaaataatCTTTAGCGACGAGgctcgctaccgctcaatgataaccgaattggatgatatggacttggacaataggTGGTTCTActggacggcgccacaagcgtGCCgatggccatgcaaaagaagcGAGTTCCAAACATAATGGCATCAAATGTACTTTCACAAGAATAAAGAacttcattgatatcccaaacggtttttgttttatttaaaaacaacctttatagcgctcttattgaaaaactcattactatgccaaatatgagcgcgactTATCAACCAGTTTTTTTACAGCAACTGCTTAAGGCGGTtgacctcagtagtgcgttgcgatttttacaatggataaacatatcgaacaaagaatttgtctcaaattttgtatttctacaaagctttcaaagatGCTCGAGAGATCGTTGCAGTCATGCTTCggtctggacgaccttcgacctcttcaatattaaaaaagtgaaggaaatgtTGCTTTGTAGCCgaatttggctccgtgtgaatttttaatttttcttgttgctCACACTGAAATTGCCGTTCTTTGGAAaccattttcagtcgatcgaagagatatagcaaaattcgctgaaggaaaTGACGGTcatctcaaaaagtgcttattaaaatgttttgaggactggaaaaatcgttggcataggTGAATTATATTTgctggggactactttgaaggcgacaaattaaatattgatcaataattaaatattttgcgttttatttacaattcccgagaacttttttgtcacaatattttatataataaatgcaCCACAAACCAATAACATGATTTAACTATTGGACGAACCAAATCGGACCCTAAAAACTTTTGGCCGTATCATATTTcggataaataaaaatacagctTTCGGTATTAAACTTCACAGAATACTCTTCAGAAAAATTTTTCCTAACTTGATTTTCAAAATTCCACCGAATTGTAGCAATGGAAGATAGATTTTGGTTCAACAAGTTTGGGCACTATAACCAAATTTCAtctgattttaatttatttaaattatttaaatagggtaaagtttgtttcaaaaaaaaaaaaaatcggaaataggtggcaactatATCAAAGATCGATAAACTttaagctatgtatgtatataataaatacttaaCTTTTGAGTCGAAATGAAGCGGGCAAACAACACACCACAACTTTATTAGTATTAACGAACTTACATTaccacacacatatactataaATTTGCTTTTATGGTGAACAATGTAACGAACGTAAGCCCTTAAGTacattgtttaaattaaaaaatctgaaaattctcaaaaatataaGCTTTTCATTTATTCTAAAGCAAGAAACATAACAACAATACCCACATAGcccaaataaatgaaaatctgTAATTAGATGGATATTATTGACCAAGGGTGTCATACAACAATGTCACCATAATTACAATTAACATAAACACTCAGCTCGCAAATATGTGGCTAGCCTTCATTAGCTTCAAGCCAACCGCCCTCAGCAAGCATTCGTTCACACATGTTATTACGCTTGGCTTAAAGAAGCTCTCCGCAATGAATTTGTATGAGCAAATTGTCGCTTAAATGGCGTAAGTTAATAGCTCCACGTTTTTTATTTCCTCTTTGTCTGCGATCCATcgattttatttgtataaaagaCACATTCGGTTAGTCTTCAAATCAGTTCAGTTCCATTTTCGGTATTTGTAGCAACCAATTCAATCAAACCAAACAACAATGGCATTCAAAGTAAGGATTTTCATCCATACCAAATATTAGAATACCTTTTATTTTACTCATAAATGTGATATTGAAGACTTAAAAATTGGATTACTGTGACTTATAAGCTAATGTATCTCTTCTTCGTAGTTCATCGCCTTCTTCGCTCTCTGCGTCGCTGCCGCCAGTGCCGGTGTCATCGCACCAGCTGCTCCATTGGCCGCCGTTGCCGCCGCACCTTTGGCTGTCGCCGCCCGCGTTGAGGAATACGACCCTCATCCACAATACACCTACGGCTATGATGTGAAAGATGCTCTCTCCGGTGACTCGAAAACCGCTGTGGAAACCCGTGATGGTGGtttcgttcaaggccaatactCTCTGAATGACGCTGATGGTTACCGTCGTATTGTGGACTACACCTCCGACCCAATCAACGGTTTCAACGCTGTTGTTCGTCGTGAACCTTTGGTTGCTCCCGTCGTTGCCGCTGCTCCAGTTGTTGCTGCTCCAGCCCCAGTCGTCAGAGCCGCTCCTTTCGCCGCACCAGTAGTCGCTGCCCCTGCTCCAGTTGCCGCTGCTTTCGCCGCTCCAGCTCCCCTCGTCGCCGGACCAGCTGTAGTGAAGACCCAATTCGCTTCTCCACTCATCTCATACGCCTACTAGAGAAGGTCGACGGAACATTTGCCATTAGTTGTTAATCATGAATACGAACtgtgaataaattataaacataacaaaccaaatttttgttaaagaaaatggATATAACGGTAGTgcttacataagtataaatGTTAAAATTCTAGGAGTAGTGCAATTCCAGTAACTTAGTTACCCCGATCAGCCGATTATTTGCAGACAGAGCAGAAGAGTAAACATTCCACAGTCGAGTTAGTTGATTCATCACAGTCTATAGAGATATACAATAGGGTGGGTCAAAAGAAACGAAAATTCTTCTTCGCTTGGTTTCGTAGACACCTCTATGAAAACTCTTCAagtttcaaccgttaatatcttttaaacggtttgGCTTACGATTAAATCAAGAGAGATCATTTTATAAAGTattcaatttaatacaaaatcgATGAAATAAGATGTTTCTTCAAGAAGTTGGAAAcgagatatgaatttttctaactgataattagaaaaaatagaaaaatgtaaggcggaggaccttcccgtcaaaattaagagctcatacttggagtGATATTCGTAGATACTTACTTTCTAAGAACCGTTTTTTTTCAGAATACcaagtgaaaaaataattttcgacccaccctaataaacATATGATATGATATCTTTTAGAATTCACACATAACCATTATAACagtgaaaatagaaaattattgccTTCGGATCTTttcgtttatttgttttcttgtgCCATGTTTAGTCGAATACGACATTTTAGTAAACATAAGAAACATGCGGAGCTGTGAAAGATGTCTTGACCACGGCTGGATGAGCTTCTGTATGAATGGCGTGATGCGTAATGACAGCCGGCGAAGTCTTCAGCAAGGTGGCAGCAGCTGGGGCCGCATGGACAAAATGAGTGGCTGGCGACAAATGCACAGCGGCAGCTGGAGCGTGGTGTATGACGGCGTGGGTGGCTGGAGCGTGATGAAGCAAAGTTGGTGCAGCATATGCGCGGTAGTAAGTAGGCGATACAACTGGTGTAACGTAGGATTTCTGTGTCAACTGTTCATACTTCGGAGCAATTGGAACTGGTAGATTAGGTAAACTGACAGGGCTGGCGGGTTGTGGCTGAGCATTCTCAATTTTGGGTTGTGGCAAAATCTGCGGTGCTGACGGCACTGGAGCCAAGAGCTTGGCAGGCTCGCTCAGCAGTTCGCGACGTACAGTGGCCTTGAAACCGTTCACAGCATCAGCGGTATACTCGACAGTGCGTTGATAGCCATCAGCCTCTTGAAGCGAGTATTGTCCTCTGACCACATCACCATCGCGCTGCTCCGATTGGGACTTAATGTCGCCAGTTAGCGCGTCCTGCACATCATAATTGAAGCTGTAGCTGGGGTAGGCGTCATATTCATCGTTCTTTTCTTCAGCTgcatttacaacaacagcaacaatagtcAGGGCAATGAAGCAATAGCAATTTATTTTGAATGCCATTATGACGTCTTTAAGAATGTTTGTGGatttattgtttaaataatGCAACACTATAATGCAAGCACAGTTGGAGCTGAACTGATGAACTTACAAACGGTATCAAGCAATTTATAGTGTTTTCGCTATGCCCTTATCAACCTATTTTCACTCTTGACCCAATGCCACAATCAAAGGAACAATTACCAGGCTGTAAGCGCATGTGGCAAGGTCAGCGCATGCAAAAGGCTGCAACCTGACATTGAGCGcgcgcgtgtgcgtgtgtgtgtgtgtgttttgctcATTGGCGCTGTGCGCACTTAAGATTGTGCTTATCACGTCCCATTTGCACATGCAATCGTCGACACCATCTGCATCTCTGCGCCCAACATCAGCGCTGTCATAGTGTCTTCTTCTTGGTGTTGCTGCAACACGCAACCTGTTCCCTTCACCTACGTCACTGTCATTGCTTCAGTCGAAAACGCATCGGTTGTCGGCAGAACTGTGCCGAAGCACAAGCAAAGTACCGCTGACTTGTGCTTAAGTGTATGCAAAGGCTAAGTCCGGAGGATGGAACGCCGCGCGCTGCCGCAATTAAAAGCTGCTCGgtcaatatttcattttattatgtttaatgTTAACAACCGTGTAATGTGGCTTAATTAATAAAGtgcaaataaagttaaaaacagaaaaaatatttattaaataaatcgtCTTTCTGCGCGATTAATGTTTAAACCAAATCGGGACCTGTATTCATAAGtacttatatattgtatattgcaaacaaataaagagtggtccatttcgaggttccctacttttttaacgaaaaaaacaaaaaaacttcaaatttaatggagaatgtttactatcattcgaaagaacattcttcagcatttattttttgaagattagcACTTTCAAATGTTAGTCGCGGCTGCGTGTCagttggtccatccgttgagttcatttttcgatgactcgttcgagcatttcgactagtaactggcgaataacacgcgtgatgttttgctccaaggcctgaatcgaagtgggattgtccgcttagacttaagactttacatatttccagaggaaaaagtctaacggtatgaCATCACACGATCTTGACGGCCAATCGCCCAGCCCAgaaagtgaaattatctgctcttcgaagagttctctcaataaatctattgattgaaacgatgtgtgggaagtggcgtcgtcttgttaaaagcaaatgtcgccgagatcacgagcttctatttcaggcatcaaatagtcggttatcatggcgcgatacaGTCGCCATTgccggttacgttctcacctgcattatttatgaagaaatgtggaccgatgattccatcggtCCGTAAACCAAACCTAACCGTGGTTTTCTCTGGATGAAatgtcagctcttgaatctcttcagtttgctcttcgtcccaaatgctgcaattttatttgtttacataactacaacgctgaacaaaatttggctcgaaaaggtcggatcttcttggaacttttcaagagcccatagaccGAAGCGATGTCCCTGGGAaaggtcgagcgacttcagttcttgcacaagctgtattttttacgctttcaatttaagattttgacgtaaaatgtgccaagtcgttcaAGAAGTTAGTTCCGAAGATcgtcgaatcgactcttcacgactatttttttttccttcactGCGTGTAGGACGCGGTCTATTCGGTggaatattatccagtaatgaatgctgggtcgcAATATGGGAAAAGAAGAAGCTATCATAGCTTTAACAAGTGCGATTCTCAAAGTATGAAGGGTATACAATGTTATAAAAATGACCTAGTCTGCACAATATGTTCGCAAATTATACGCGctaccttggacaataatccatgccaaatttagtgaggatatagaaaagttttccatacaaggacttgattttgatcggtcagtttgtgtggcaacaGCGCTGTCTTGTGCAAAAATTCATGCCAAAATTCCTGAAGAAATCTTTTCTCCTTAGAAGATCTTGTCATtcctaaatcgactcagctcagcttatttttgatttatataaacaatataatatttagGATCTCCGATGTTTCCACctcggtgttacaaacttcgtagtaaactttataccctgttcaggatataaaaaggGTGATCGTCCCAAAAATTCATAGTATACATACTataatacattcatatgtatatacaaagtgCATCAACATCAATAGTCTTTTCCAACAACCCTGGCAGTTTCACTGTATTCGtctaaaatatatgcatacacacatacaaaataataaataactaaatatcttaaaaaataaatggtacaaaaaatttaaaatgcaaataattgcCACCTAAATTTATGTTAAGTGTTGGCTACACTGACAGTGCACGTTAACAAATTTCAtcacgcctaaaagtatgcatcGCCTTACCCCAGCTGCAATAAGTGTGTCCGTTTGCCTAAACCAATGATTACACTTATTCTCTTACCAGCCGTACGCAACAACaaagcacttacatacatataaacaaaaatataggttgtcaaaaaagtcttgcggtattgtcgctagttggcgctgaaagcgcgtagttctagttttattcgtcgcttcgggtcatgctatacctttttggaaagctcatttcacgcgctaacacgtgtttgattgattgtcgtttcttttaagtggttcgtgagttatagcgtcgcaaacatggagcaaaataaagagaaaatacggcatattttacagtactactacgataaaggcaaaaatgcatcttaagcagccaataaaatttgtgcagttcatggacccgatacagtttccatttccaccgcacaacgatggtttcaacgttttcgttctgatgtagaggtggtcgaagatgcgccacgctccgcaatcctgtcgtcgaaaattgcgataaaatcgctgaattggtcgaaagagctgggcatgagtcatcaaaaattcatttcaattacaataaaaaaaaaaatcaataaaaatgccgcaagactttttcgacaacccattatatacaatattataatttttgacacAAATGAGATCCGAAAAACAGTTGAactaaataaaacatatttcgcATAAACAATACGCGTCCAAATGAACacgtgtttttatttaaaataccacAAGTGCAAACAAATACCGTTAAGAATAGTATAAGCTACAAAATGGGACTAATTTAAACCTTTTAATCACTTAATTTCCACGCTGGGTATCTTTGAAAATACACCGGGACACATACGTTCCGGTTCGAATCGAAAGggttaaagtaattttttatgaaaaaaattcattacatttttataaagttttaataTCATTTACCAGGTGAGTCGAAATTTAAAatgatagaaaatatatttttagcaagATTTTTTTACAGCTAATAGACTGTATGAatgacattaaaaaaatttcttaaaaaaaatattatagtaaaaatatttcaactccAGTGAGCACAGCTATTATATTCACAATTCTATTACATATTAAGACTTATTTTACAATATAGAAAACTTAATCTATAAGAAGTTAATCTAACGCATGATTCAGTTTAAGTCTTCGGGCTGTAtctacacatgtacatacatacatatgtacattatctCGCTGGGCTATTgccattacatttttttatcaacTAGTCTCTCTACACATTTTGTGCTTATTCTGCGAACTTCCTCTTTAACATATGCGATGTTTAGATCTTTATGAATTTGGTAATTGACCACAAACCAGCTCGCACTAACAATAAGTCTAAGCGTTTTGAACTGATATCGTGAAGAATTGCAAAGTTAGATTGGCTTGCGGTACTTCACAATTGCATAGCATAAGTCCAAATGAGTTTAAAATCGAACTGACACCACCAATATTACCAATATTAGCCCTTACATACTCAGTCTGTATGGGTATATTGAAACAGCTTCTTAAGAGTCAAACAGTAACTTGaaggaaacaataaaattaacaaatatgcgGTAAAGTAAAAACGttctttcgaaaatttgtatttaattctCATTGATTTGCGTGGtacatctttattttattgaaatatggTACTTCAATGTCAAACTAAATTATTTAGTCTATAAAAATTACCTAAAATACACTGCAACACATTCACACAGTCTCTCAGGTAATCTGTATATTTTTGTAACTCATTTATTTCACACACTTTTTATCTAATGTCTAATAGCCTAACTAAC
The sequence above is drawn from the Bactrocera tryoni isolate S06 chromosome 1, CSIRO_BtryS06_freeze2, whole genome shotgun sequence genome and encodes:
- the LOC120778305 gene encoding pupal cuticle protein Edg-84A-like yields the protein MAFKINCYCFIALTIVAVVVNAAEEKNDEYDAYPSYSFNYDVQDALTGDIKSQSEQRDGDVVRGQYSLQEADGYQRTVEYTADAVNGFKATVRRELLSEPAKLLAPVPSAPQILPQPKIENAQPQPASPVSLPNLPVPIAPKYEQLTQKSYVTPVVSPTYYRAYAAPTLLHHAPATHAVIHHAPAAAVHLSPATHFVHAAPAAATLLKTSPAVITHHAIHTEAHPAVVKTSFTAPHVSYVY
- the LOC120766358 gene encoding larval cuticle protein A2B-like, whose amino-acid sequence is MAFKFIAFFALCVAAASAGVIAPAAPLAAVAAAPLAVAARVEEYDPHPQYTYGYDVKDALSGDSKTAVETRDGGFVQGQYSLNDADGYRRIVDYTSDPINGFNAVVRREPLVAPIVAAAAPVVAAPAPVVRTAAFAAPVVAAPAPVATALAAPSPLVAGPAVVKTQFASPLISYAY
- the LOC120766360 gene encoding larval cuticle protein A2B-like is translated as MAFKFIAFFALCVAAASAGVIAPAAPLAAVAAAPLAVAARVEEYDPHPQYTYGYDVKDALSGDSKTAVETRDGGFVQGQYSLNDADGYRRIVDYTSDPINGFNAVVRREPLVAPVVAAAPVVAAPAPVVRAAPFAAPVVAAPAPVAAAFAAPAPLVAGPAVVKTQFASPLISYAY